One genomic region from Cyanobium usitatum str. Tous encodes:
- a CDS encoding site-specific integrase, with protein MTKVLNKRPIAHDPHCYVFQDGDRGGRWYLYFYDQERQSRHRHSLGRIAPNDLLEAERKGLAKYIEFKTKSERGEQIRTLTIEQMADRFLAKQKKRISSIPHNGISAKRYLLMEHQARWFLKYAGQNLRPIHKMPRNFFANYETWRKEAAHQEGKETPRQTTINAEVSTFRRMFEEIAVQEGYLNKDSVPTLKSVKLSKDKKHRRDDLTVDEWKELERSARLYWSEGRTRWNDEGEIDKSASGKNILKEVLGNSQRAKNQKIHRKMLYLAMRISMESGIRIGSLRKVEWGHIRKNNTLSNTDQKTWILIDVPAENTKTGRRYTINAPVARHLEKLRKLTNAKGRNDLLFTNQKTGQAFSERIWKDSLCEMLVEAGLASWAEDDNNNARKIDIHSSKNLTWYSFRHTYITFQLTLNETPVTMVAAQCDTSIKYIEDHYFHYRAELSTPTLAKGRNTLKAATGDLDWLQIRPIDRQA; from the coding sequence ATGACCAAGGTGCTCAACAAGCGCCCCATCGCCCACGACCCCCACTGCTACGTCTTCCAAGACGGGGATCGAGGGGGGCGCTGGTATCTCTATTTCTATGACCAGGAGCGGCAGTCGAGGCATCGCCACTCACTGGGTCGCATCGCCCCGAACGACCTGCTGGAGGCGGAGCGCAAGGGTCTGGCGAAATACATCGAGTTCAAAACCAAGAGCGAGCGGGGCGAGCAGATCCGAACCCTGACCATCGAGCAGATGGCAGATCGCTTCCTGGCGAAACAGAAAAAAAGAATCAGCAGCATCCCCCACAACGGCATCAGCGCCAAGCGATACCTGCTGATGGAGCACCAAGCACGCTGGTTTCTGAAATACGCAGGGCAGAACCTGCGCCCCATCCACAAGATGCCCAGGAACTTCTTTGCCAACTACGAAACCTGGCGCAAAGAAGCAGCACACCAGGAAGGCAAGGAGACCCCAAGGCAAACCACCATCAACGCTGAAGTCAGCACCTTCAGGCGAATGTTTGAGGAGATTGCCGTTCAAGAGGGTTATCTGAACAAGGATTCAGTTCCCACACTGAAATCGGTAAAACTCTCCAAAGATAAAAAGCACCGACGTGATGACCTAACCGTCGATGAGTGGAAGGAACTAGAACGCAGTGCTCGTCTCTACTGGTCTGAAGGGCGAACCCGCTGGAACGACGAGGGCGAGATCGACAAGAGCGCATCGGGCAAAAACATTCTCAAAGAAGTGCTCGGCAACAGTCAACGGGCAAAAAATCAGAAGATTCACCGCAAGATGCTCTATCTGGCAATGCGGATCTCAATGGAGTCAGGCATACGGATCGGATCGCTGAGGAAAGTGGAGTGGGGTCACATCCGCAAAAACAACACGCTCAGCAATACAGATCAAAAAACCTGGATCTTGATAGACGTGCCTGCCGAAAACACGAAAACAGGTCGCCGCTACACCATCAACGCACCCGTCGCCAGACACCTTGAAAAACTGAGGAAGTTGACGAACGCCAAAGGGCGAAACGATCTACTGTTTACAAATCAAAAGACAGGTCAGGCGTTCAGTGAACGGATCTGGAAAGACAGTTTATGTGAAATGCTAGTTGAAGCAGGTCTGGCATCCTGGGCAGAAGATGACAACAACAACGCCAGAAAGATAGACATTCACAGCAGCAAGAATCTAACCTGGTATTCCTTTAGGCATACTTACATCACGTTCCAACTCACATTAAACGAAACACCAGTGACAATGGTTGCCGCCCAATGCGACACGTCAATAAAATACATCGAAGACCACTACTTCCACTACAGGGCAGAACTAAGCACACCGACGCTCGCCAAAGGTAGAAACACGCTGAAGGCAGCGACAGGGGACTTGGATTGGTTACAAATCAGACCCATTGATAGGCAGGCATAA
- a CDS encoding GGDEF domain-containing protein yields MRTISAFEVSHLASANCTAIARILTVLSQNSSETQSRSPELERVAPGTSDATVGVVNLGSGGLEIHHTSSLSKHETEEILRRLPLDPSRDSQADSVSRALDNAPSGMKVELAQNLCNNLSFGRDSRAVRAYPIQGKPSGWMAFIYDPFTLRGENKASFALVNLQAHLWETADHDHDHEPNLPQFLPGVIEGGDVRVDVKIIPAAVLKNEANLHKALPVLDLKQEDQKLKALRIVPFANQLVSTQLSIDDNKLTLMSWRAASLVFLMGLLGTSSVVLMIRRSEIRLRTLNEALQQESRTDPLTRIANRRAWDESLNLEESRRQRHGHQYGLVVVDLDGFKQINDEQGHQMGDQVLQIAASQLAAQMRGTDLLARVGGDEFALMVFNPSAAGLDELVDRLRDALQGCGAQASIGAAMSEPQTTLEQTWAKADEAMYTYKPQTSKKLNPRQATDQSGHRA; encoded by the coding sequence TTGAGGACGATCAGTGCATTCGAGGTGAGCCATCTGGCCTCGGCTAATTGCACCGCCATCGCCAGGATCCTCACGGTGCTGTCACAGAACAGCAGCGAAACCCAGAGCCGTTCGCCCGAACTAGAGCGTGTGGCTCCGGGCACCAGCGACGCCACCGTCGGCGTGGTCAACCTAGGCAGCGGGGGCCTAGAGATCCACCACACCAGCAGCCTGTCCAAGCATGAGACAGAGGAGATCCTGCGCCGATTGCCCCTGGATCCCAGCCGCGATTCTCAGGCTGATTCCGTGAGCAGAGCTCTAGACAACGCCCCTAGCGGCATGAAAGTCGAGCTAGCCCAGAACCTTTGCAACAACCTGAGCTTTGGCCGCGACTCCCGGGCGGTACGGGCCTACCCGATCCAGGGGAAACCGAGTGGCTGGATGGCCTTCATCTACGACCCATTCACCCTGCGGGGCGAGAACAAGGCATCCTTCGCCCTGGTGAATCTGCAGGCCCATTTGTGGGAGACGGCCGACCACGATCACGATCATGAGCCAAACCTGCCGCAATTCTTGCCCGGTGTAATAGAGGGCGGCGACGTTCGGGTGGACGTCAAGATCATTCCGGCCGCTGTGCTGAAAAACGAGGCGAACCTGCACAAGGCCCTGCCCGTTCTGGACCTCAAACAGGAAGATCAGAAATTGAAGGCGCTGAGGATCGTCCCCTTTGCCAACCAGCTGGTCAGCACCCAGCTGAGCATTGATGACAACAAACTCACTTTGATGTCCTGGAGGGCGGCCAGCCTGGTCTTTCTGATGGGCTTGCTGGGCACCAGCAGCGTGGTCCTGATGATTCGCCGCTCGGAGATCCGGCTACGCACGCTCAATGAGGCCCTGCAACAAGAAAGCCGCACCGATCCCCTCACCCGCATCGCCAACCGCCGCGCCTGGGATGAGAGCCTCAATCTTGAAGAGAGCCGCCGCCAGCGACACGGCCATCAGTACGGGCTGGTGGTGGTTGATCTAGATGGGTTCAAGCAAATCAATGATGAGCAGGGCCACCAGATGGGAGACCAGGTGCTGCAGATAGCAGCCAGCCAGCTGGCCGCCCAAATGCGCGGCACGGATTTACTGGCCCGGGTTGGCGGCGACGAGTTTGCGCTGATGGTGTTCAACCCAAGCGCCGCCGGCTTGGATGAACTGGTGGATCGCCTACGGGATGCCCTGCAAGGCTGCGGCGCTCAAGCCTCGATCGGTGCAGCGATGAGTGAACCGCAGACCACCCTGGAGCAAACCTGGGCAAAAGCTGATGAGGCGATGTACACCTACAAGCCCCAAACCAGCAAAAAGCTCAACCCACGCCAGGCAACTGATCAATCCGGCCATCGCGCTTAA
- a CDS encoding lysozyme inhibitor LprI family protein — protein MLICRDAELTAIDGELRAAFLRLQNDASSTEAQREALMEDQRRWVESMDQCWRAQERMRDCVKRSQRWRLQHL, from the coding sequence GTGCTCATCTGCAGGGACGCCGAACTCACCGCCATTGACGGGGAGCTGCGCGCCGCCTTCCTCCGCCTGCAGAACGATGCCTCCTCCACGGAAGCCCAGCGCGAGGCTCTGATGGAGGACCAGCGGCGCTGGGTGGAGAGCATGGATCAGTGCTGGAGAGCCCAGGAGAGGATGCGGGACTGCGTCAAGCGCAGCCAGAGGTGGCGGCTCCAGCACCTGTAG
- a CDS encoding SH3 domain-containing protein, whose product MLHRRFLAIAAVSASVIAGASLVRPATAAQTLDCWMNDSKQTCQVKPWGNGGFEISFSGSAIYRFVPAGPPTTDNRRMRDEQGRIWLMSGHHSFTLSEQNGDGNRIAVSNVKSRPAAAVDHQAHSKVKLSGHGQPTVTLYAKPNYGAAIAGMGVSGETLDKLACTSNSQGTWCRVGYPGQSGRVLWVNRDSLIFLGDGE is encoded by the coding sequence ATGCTCCACCGCCGCTTCCTCGCCATCGCTGCTGTCAGCGCGAGTGTCATCGCCGGGGCCTCCCTGGTGCGTCCTGCCACGGCCGCCCAGACGCTGGACTGCTGGATGAACGACAGCAAGCAGACCTGTCAGGTGAAGCCCTGGGGTAACGGGGGATTTGAGATCAGCTTCAGCGGCAGTGCCATCTATCGCTTCGTGCCGGCCGGTCCACCCACCACCGACAACCGCCGCATGCGTGATGAGCAGGGCCGCATCTGGCTGATGAGCGGCCACCACAGCTTCACGCTCAGCGAGCAGAACGGCGATGGCAACCGAATCGCCGTCTCCAACGTCAAGAGTCGGCCCGCAGCGGCCGTGGATCACCAGGCCCACAGCAAGGTGAAACTCAGCGGCCATGGTCAGCCCACGGTGACCCTGTACGCCAAGCCCAACTACGGCGCCGCGATCGCGGGGATGGGGGTGTCGGGGGAAACGCTCGACAAGCTGGCGTGCACCTCAAACAGCCAGGGCACCTGGTGCCGGGTGGGCTACCCAGGCCAGAGCGGCCGGGTGCTGTGGGTGAACCGGGATTCGCTGATCTTCCTGGGGGATGGGGAGTAG
- a CDS encoding ABC1 kinase family protein, with product MLLRPLRIWWLALALLLGLWWDGQAWSYVGGVTPERQRSRQRRRARWLTQEFLGLGSAFIKLGQLLSARPDVLPAELVEQLATLQDRVPAFPFAVVQDLLEQELGERCAEIIDLESEPLGSASLAQVHRASLRSGRQVVLKVQRPGLERTFRLDLEVMQQVAAAVQRHPRWGRGRDWIGIAQECRRVLLRELDFRLEAEHAARFRQQFLDDPGIRIPAVVWELSTRRVLCLDYVPGIKITDRQALLEAGIVPAAIAEKGAASYLQQLVRFGFFHADPHPGNLAVAADGALIYYDFGMMGQLSSRLRGRLGSMVRAAAGRDAAGLVKELQQAGVIAPGVDPGPVRRLVRVMLEEALTPPFSANVLERLSGDLYDLVYGQPFRLPPELIFVMRALSTFEGVGRSLDSGFSLVAIARPYLLPLMTSSGGGGGANDLFNEISRQAAEVGSRALGIPKRLDDSLARIEQGDLQVQIRAGETDRLLRRLALAQQAAGQSMLLAGLAVAASLLAVSARPALVIIPLLASLPVGLSWIKLQGRLKRDGRIDQLPGVG from the coding sequence ATCCTGCTTAGGCCGCTGCGCATCTGGTGGTTGGCCCTGGCCCTGCTGCTCGGCCTGTGGTGGGACGGCCAGGCCTGGAGCTATGTCGGTGGTGTTACCCCAGAGCGGCAGCGGAGCCGCCAGCGGCGCCGGGCCCGCTGGCTCACCCAGGAGTTTTTGGGGCTTGGCTCAGCCTTCATCAAGCTGGGCCAATTGCTTTCAGCCCGTCCCGACGTGCTGCCCGCTGAATTGGTGGAGCAGCTAGCCACCCTGCAGGACCGGGTGCCCGCCTTCCCTTTTGCCGTGGTGCAAGACCTGCTGGAGCAGGAGTTGGGTGAGCGCTGCGCCGAGATCATCGACCTGGAGAGCGAGCCGCTGGGTTCGGCCAGCCTGGCCCAGGTGCACCGCGCCAGCCTGCGCAGCGGCCGTCAGGTGGTGCTCAAGGTGCAGCGCCCTGGCCTGGAGCGCACCTTCCGGCTCGACCTAGAGGTGATGCAACAAGTTGCCGCCGCGGTGCAGCGCCATCCCCGTTGGGGTCGCGGCCGCGACTGGATCGGCATTGCCCAGGAGTGCCGGCGGGTGTTGCTCAGAGAGCTCGACTTCCGGTTGGAGGCCGAGCACGCCGCCCGCTTCCGCCAGCAGTTTCTTGACGATCCCGGCATCCGCATTCCGGCCGTGGTGTGGGAATTGAGTACCCGCCGGGTGCTTTGCCTCGACTATGTGCCCGGCATCAAGATCACCGATCGCCAGGCCCTGCTGGAGGCTGGAATCGTGCCCGCCGCTATAGCGGAAAAGGGCGCCGCCAGCTACCTGCAGCAGCTGGTGCGGTTCGGCTTTTTCCACGCCGATCCCCACCCCGGCAACCTGGCCGTTGCCGCCGATGGGGCGCTCATCTACTACGACTTCGGCATGATGGGTCAGCTCTCGAGCCGCCTGCGGGGCCGCCTGGGCAGCATGGTGCGGGCAGCCGCTGGCCGAGACGCCGCCGGTTTGGTCAAGGAGCTGCAGCAGGCGGGTGTGATTGCCCCTGGTGTTGATCCGGGCCCGGTGCGGCGGCTGGTGCGGGTGATGCTGGAAGAGGCGCTGACGCCTCCCTTCTCCGCCAATGTGCTCGAGCGCCTGTCGGGCGACCTATACGACCTGGTTTACGGCCAGCCCTTCAGGTTGCCCCCAGAGCTGATCTTTGTGATGCGGGCCCTCTCCACCTTTGAGGGGGTCGGCCGCAGCCTCGATAGCGGCTTTAGTTTGGTGGCGATCGCCCGCCCCTACCTGCTTCCCCTCATGACTTCCAGCGGCGGCGGCGGTGGTGCAAACGACCTGTTCAACGAAATCTCGCGCCAGGCGGCAGAGGTAGGCAGCCGCGCCTTGGGTATTCCCAAACGATTAGACGACAGCCTGGCTCGCATCGAGCAGGGCGACCTGCAGGTGCAGATCCGCGCCGGCGAAACTGATCGCCTGCTACGGCGCTTGGCCCTGGCCCAGCAGGCTGCGGGTCAGTCGATGCTGCTAGCTGGTTTGGCCGTTGCAGCCTCCCTGCTGGCGGTCAGTGCTCGGCCCGCCTTAGTGATCATTCCCCTGCTGGCCAGCCTGCCTGTGGGGCTCAGCTGGATCAAGCTGCAGGGCCGGCTTAAGCGCGATGGCCGGATTGATCAGTTGCCTGGCGTGGGTTGA
- the eno gene encoding phosphopyruvate hydratase yields MIDSLDLVIDTVVAREVLDSRGTPTVEAEVLLEGGASGRAIVPSGASTGAHEAHELRDGGSRYFGKGVTQAVNNIEERIAPALCGLSALDQSAVDGAMAELDGSDNKSSLGANAVLAVSLATARAAANGVGLPLYRYLGGPLANLLPVPLMNVINGGAHASNNMDFQEFMLVPHGASSFREALRMGAEVFHTLKGLLHDQGLSTSVGDEGGFAPDLASNDAAGELLIQAIEKAGYRPGDQISLALDVASTEFYKDGRYSFGGGSYSSAEMVDQLAQLASRFPIVSIEDGLAEDDWDGWALLTERLGKTVQLVGDDLFVTNTSRLQRGIDLGIANSILIKVNQIGSLTETLQAIDLAGRAGYTSVISHRSGETEDTTIADLAVATRAGQIKTGSLSRSDRVAKYNQLLRIEDELGSQAIYAGAEDRGPRGKA; encoded by the coding sequence GTGATCGATTCCCTCGACCTTGTTATTGACACCGTGGTGGCACGGGAGGTGCTCGATTCCCGCGGCACACCCACGGTGGAGGCCGAGGTGCTGCTGGAGGGAGGCGCCAGCGGCCGGGCGATTGTGCCCAGTGGCGCCAGCACCGGCGCCCATGAGGCCCATGAGTTGCGCGACGGCGGCAGCCGTTACTTCGGCAAGGGAGTCACCCAGGCCGTCAACAACATCGAAGAGCGAATCGCCCCGGCCCTGTGTGGCCTCAGCGCCCTTGACCAGAGCGCCGTGGACGGTGCCATGGCCGAACTCGACGGCAGTGACAACAAGTCCAGCCTCGGTGCCAACGCCGTGCTGGCCGTGAGCCTGGCCACCGCCCGGGCAGCCGCCAACGGTGTCGGCCTGCCCCTCTACCGCTACCTGGGCGGGCCGCTGGCCAACCTGCTGCCGGTGCCGCTGATGAACGTGATCAACGGCGGCGCCCACGCCTCCAACAACATGGATTTTCAGGAATTCATGTTGGTTCCCCATGGCGCCAGCAGCTTCCGCGAAGCCCTGCGCATGGGCGCTGAGGTGTTCCACACCCTCAAGGGCCTGCTCCATGACCAGGGCCTGTCCACCTCCGTGGGTGATGAAGGCGGTTTCGCTCCCGACCTGGCCAGCAACGATGCTGCAGGCGAGCTCCTGATCCAGGCGATTGAGAAGGCCGGCTATCGCCCCGGCGACCAGATCTCCTTGGCCCTCGATGTGGCCAGCACCGAGTTTTACAAAGACGGCCGCTACAGCTTCGGCGGCGGCAGCTATAGCAGCGCCGAGATGGTCGACCAGCTGGCCCAGCTGGCCAGCCGCTTCCCGATCGTTTCAATCGAAGACGGCCTCGCCGAAGACGACTGGGATGGTTGGGCCCTACTCACCGAGCGCCTTGGCAAAACGGTGCAGCTGGTGGGCGACGACCTGTTTGTGACCAACACCTCCCGCCTACAGCGGGGCATCGACTTAGGTATTGCCAATTCGATTCTGATCAAGGTGAATCAGATCGGCTCGCTCACCGAAACCCTGCAGGCGATCGACCTGGCCGGCCGGGCTGGCTACACCAGCGTGATCAGCCACCGCTCCGGCGAAACCGAAGACACCACCATCGCCGACCTCGCCGTAGCCACCCGCGCCGGCCAGATCAAAACCGGCTCCCTCAGTCGCTCCGATCGGGTGGCTAAATACAACCAGCTGCTACGCATCGAGGACGAACTCGGCAGTCAGGCGATCTACGCCGGCGCTGAAGACCGGGGGCCCCGCGGCAAGGCTTGA
- a CDS encoding DUF1281 family ferredoxin-like fold protein gives MTVHPTLCSGIFINSHKRTMPNDCNNSFTITNITTEQWQEIATTFQVRGNGYQQDFLETFYPEPDYSVTPVAETYPEISAQHAKTEEERERILRNEPTIRENSWYDWRIQNWGTKWDVYSCCNDWEDEQPSTEFSAGFCTAWSPLSEKCMAVLSKKFPGSLLTNYYEEGGMDFFGVTIAKDGVVRDFCDSMSNYREPFMRQQFPDLDARFEEEGLDLEDDMEEFFCENCESGEFYDFFFAARESLIEKMIQEIEEESAKCLVSA, from the coding sequence TTGACCGTCCACCCCACTCTTTGTAGCGGGATCTTTATCAACTCTCACAAAAGAACAATGCCTAACGACTGCAACAACTCCTTCACGATCACTAATATCACTACTGAACAGTGGCAGGAAATTGCCACGACATTTCAGGTTCGTGGCAATGGGTATCAACAGGACTTTCTTGAGACCTTCTATCCCGAACCCGACTACAGCGTCACCCCCGTGGCGGAGACCTATCCCGAAATTTCTGCTCAACACGCCAAGACCGAGGAGGAGCGGGAGCGAATCCTGAGGAACGAACCCACTATCCGTGAGAACTCATGGTATGACTGGCGTATTCAGAACTGGGGTACCAAGTGGGATGTGTACTCCTGCTGCAATGACTGGGAGGATGAACAACCCTCTACTGAGTTCAGTGCTGGTTTCTGCACTGCTTGGTCACCCCTGAGCGAAAAATGTATGGCGGTGCTCTCCAAGAAGTTCCCTGGTTCTCTTCTGACTAATTACTATGAAGAGGGTGGCATGGACTTCTTTGGTGTAACAATTGCCAAAGATGGTGTGGTCCGTGATTTCTGTGATTCGATGAGCAATTACAGAGAACCCTTTATGCGTCAACAGTTCCCAGACCTTGATGCTCGATTTGAAGAAGAGGGTCTGGACCTCGAAGACGACATGGAAGAGTTCTTCTGTGAAAACTGCGAATCGGGAGAGTTTTACGACTTCTTTTTTGCAGCTCGTGAGTCTTTGATTGAGAAGATGATTCAAGAGATTGAGGAGGAATCCGCAAAATGCTTGGTATCCGCCTGA
- a CDS encoding GlsB/YeaQ/YmgE family stress response membrane protein, which produces MGGAVGGGVLGSIVVATLGAVILMVVLRVIRRA; this is translated from the coding sequence CTGGGTGGTGCCGTCGGAGGGGGTGTGCTGGGGAGCATCGTGGTGGCCACGCTCGGCGCCGTGATCCTTATGGTGGTGCTGCGGGTGATCAGGCGCGCCTGA
- the gloA gene encoding lactoylglutathione lyase has protein sequence MRMLHTMLRVGDLERSLTFYTEVLGMRMLRRKDYPSGRFTLAFVGYGEEQDTTVLELTHNWDTTHYDLGAGYGHIALGVEDIQSVCDAIRSKGGKVVREPGPMKHGNTVIAFVEDPDGYKVELIQLSSRG, from the coding sequence ATGCGCATGCTGCACACCATGCTTCGGGTTGGCGATCTGGAGCGCTCCCTCACCTTTTATACGGAGGTGCTGGGGATGCGGATGCTGCGCCGCAAGGACTATCCCTCAGGCCGTTTCACCCTCGCCTTTGTGGGTTACGGCGAGGAGCAGGACACCACCGTGCTGGAGCTAACTCACAACTGGGACACCACTCACTACGACCTTGGTGCGGGCTATGGCCACATCGCCCTGGGCGTGGAGGACATCCAGTCGGTTTGCGATGCAATCCGCTCTAAGGGCGGCAAGGTGGTGCGCGAACCCGGCCCGATGAAGCACGGCAACACGGTGATCGCCTTTGTGGAGGATCCTGATGGCTACAAGGTGGAACTAATCCAGCTCTCCTCCCGCGGCTGA
- a CDS encoding DUF1651 domain-containing protein, producing MAPRFHRGSASRCEAAVFIDLGEPIPGQPALPEPRVGLPRKQAIEQWQKLLDAGWFSIGVQFTGLMDWG from the coding sequence ATTGCCCCGCGCTTCCACCGTGGCTCTGCATCACGCTGCGAGGCTGCTGTCTTCATCGATCTGGGAGAGCCGATCCCTGGTCAGCCAGCTCTTCCAGAGCCGCGAGTGGGGCTTCCCCGTAAGCAGGCGATCGAGCAGTGGCAGAAGCTCCTCGATGCGGGCTGGTTCAGCATTGGGGTCCAGTTCACAGGGCTCATGGATTGGGGCTGA
- a CDS encoding IS1595 family transposase, translating into MAMNRIQFQAGLSLPEFIQLYGTEEKCEAALEQVRWPDGFRCPRCECKEYGLIHGRRHKRYQCRSCRHQATLTAGTILEATKLPLTTWFLAFYLVGQAKTGISSLALRRHLGVNYRTAWLVHNKIMQAMKERDGAYVLRGKVQVDDAYLGGERCGGKAGRGSENKVPIVAAVSLDDAGHPRHVKLATVSTFSFAAIADWAQDSLAIGCEMISDGLACFRAVTEVGCLHQAVVVKGRHPNELPEFRWINTVLSNVKTSFSGTFHALKFDKYADRYLGAFNYRFNRRFNLATMTERVVHAICSCGARPERILRSAELAT; encoded by the coding sequence ATGGCCATGAATCGGATCCAGTTTCAGGCAGGCCTGTCGCTGCCCGAGTTCATCCAGCTCTACGGCACCGAGGAGAAATGCGAGGCCGCCCTGGAGCAGGTTCGCTGGCCTGATGGTTTCCGTTGCCCCCGCTGTGAGTGCAAGGAGTACGGACTGATCCATGGCAGGCGCCACAAGCGCTATCAATGCCGGAGCTGCCGCCATCAGGCCACCCTCACGGCCGGAACCATCCTGGAGGCGACCAAGTTGCCGCTGACCACCTGGTTCCTCGCTTTCTACCTGGTGGGGCAGGCCAAGACTGGCATCTCTTCACTCGCTCTGAGGCGCCATCTCGGTGTGAACTACCGCACGGCATGGCTGGTTCACAACAAGATCATGCAGGCAATGAAGGAGCGGGATGGGGCCTATGTCTTGCGGGGAAAGGTACAGGTGGATGATGCCTACCTTGGCGGAGAACGCTGTGGTGGCAAAGCAGGTCGTGGATCAGAGAATAAGGTGCCGATCGTCGCGGCCGTATCTCTCGATGATGCGGGCCACCCCAGGCACGTGAAGCTTGCCACCGTCTCCACGTTCTCGTTTGCCGCCATCGCTGACTGGGCACAGGATTCACTGGCGATAGGCTGTGAAATGATCTCAGATGGGCTTGCCTGCTTCCGCGCCGTGACAGAAGTCGGTTGCCTGCATCAAGCTGTGGTCGTAAAAGGACGCCATCCCAATGAACTGCCGGAATTCCGTTGGATCAACACGGTGCTCAGCAACGTGAAAACCAGCTTCAGCGGCACCTTCCATGCCCTGAAATTCGATAAGTACGCTGATCGCTACCTGGGTGCCTTCAATTACCGCTTCAACCGACGCTTCAACTTGGCAACGATGACCGAGCGGGTGGTTCATGCCATCTGCAGCTGCGGCGCTCGGCCGGAGCGCATCTTGAGGAGTGCGGAGCTAGCTACCTAA